A genome region from Portunus trituberculatus isolate SZX2019 chromosome 40, ASM1759143v1, whole genome shotgun sequence includes the following:
- the LOC123515828 gene encoding LOW QUALITY PROTEIN: endoplasmic reticulum-Golgi intermediate compartment protein 3-like (The sequence of the model RefSeq protein was modified relative to this genomic sequence to represent the inferred CDS: inserted 2 bases in 1 codon), which produces MMRSVSEKLRKWDAYPKTLEDFQVKTFSGGAVTLVTLVIMGMLFMYELHDYLTPKLAEDLFVDTTRGSKLRINLDVVFPSIPCNMLSLDAMDLSGEQHINIHHNIYKRKLDLEGRPIDDPERQEHIGHGTKESEGAGGQSNKTELSEPPKCGSCYGAATREDQCCNTCEEVKDAYRTKGWALQSLKEIEQCVXEGQLVETTELPKEGCQIYGYLEVNRVGGNFHLAPGKSFQHNHLHIHDVQQFKTADFDLSHRIRHLSFGAKIPGKTNPIDGTEYKTEKGPKSINYYLKIVPTTYERIDGSTLATNQFSVTQHQKNLQGGLDGGLPGVFFSYELSPMMVKYTEQHKSLGHFLTGLCAIVGGVFNVAGFIYNFVGFAHQRLQQKIEIGKTT; this is translated from the exons ATGATGAGATCAGTGTCAGAGAAGCTACGGAAATGGGATGCCTACCCCAAGACTCTGGAGGACTTTCAAGTCAAGACTTTCTCAGGAGGAGCAG TGACACTGGTGACGTTAGTGATCATGGGAATGCTTTTTATGTATGAGCTACATGATTACCTGACCCCCAAACTTGCAGAAGATCTCTTTGTTGACACTACAAGAGGAAGCAAGCTCAGGATCAATCTGGATGTTGTCTTTCCCAGTATCCCATGTAATA TGCTGAGCTTGGATGCCATGGATCTTAGTGGAGAACAGCATATCAACATTCATCATAACATATACAAACGCAAGCTTGATTTAGAGGGAAGACCAATAGATGACCCAGAAAGACAGGAAC ATATTGGTCATGGAACAAAGGAGTCTGAAGGAGCAGGTGGCCAAAGTAACAAGACTGAGCTTTCTGAACCTCCTAAGTGTGGCAGCTGTTATGGAGCGGCTACGAGAGAGGACCA ATGCTGTAACACTtgtgaggaggtgaaggatgcGTACCGCACTAAAGGCTGGGCTTTGCAATCTCTGAAAGAAATTGAGCAGTGTGT AGAGGGCCAACTGGTAGAAACTACTGAGCTACCCAAGGAAGGCTGCCAAATCTATGGGTACCTAGAAGTAAATAGG gTTGGTGGCAACTTCCATCTGGCTCCAGGAAAATCATTCCAACATAATCACCTTCACA TTCATGACGTCCAGCAGTTCAAGACAGCAGACTTTGACCTTTCCCATCGAATTCGTCACCTGAGTTTTGGCGCCAAAATACCTGGCAAGACAAACCCCATTGACGGCACAGAGTACAAGACAGAAAAGGGACCAAAGAGCATCAACTACTATTTGAAGATTGTACCTACGACCTATGAGAGAATTGATGGTTCAACTCTTGCCACCAACCAGTTTTCTGTCACACAACATCAAAag AATCTTCAGGGAGGTCTGGATGGAGGTTTGCCAGGTGTGTTCTTCTCCTACGAACTCTCTCCGATGATGGTGAAGTACACTGAGCAGCACAA ATCTCTGGGCCACTTCCTAACAGGCCTTTGTGCCATTGTTGGAGGTGTGTTCAATGTGGCAGGATTCATCTACAACTTTGTAGGGTTTGCCCACCAAAGACTTCAGCAGAAAATTGAAATTGGAAAGACTACTTAG
- the LOC123515827 gene encoding protein sidekick homolog, translating to MPTMKCILFYLAAFVTACATVDLGYVNNFHVKEFGTGYVKVAWDFVDGNTSHPLHKYSLTVDSDLTMEFKCGKPACERIIEDLDACVEHLFELTPIFYTPTGDDMDGTLASTTGYTTDEIPGAVSNIKVTADTDVETSFKWNQPLVNPKCVVLYRLCYRLDGETDNPCVESNTTTATVKSMSACATYHVTVTPVTPSGKEGPTIESVFETHDGVPGKPEDVHVGLITPETIQLLWNNPSNNFLCLERFRITIGETHAKTVRPATRTTSGYDNEFTFTPLFPCTNYTIDICSANVAEMTSDKVIMYASTNETEPQEPPTVTVTPSGPDTIEVSWGDNENDRCSGSFEVCWYDGVHPVEQCQEVGGDGDNLVVHDLLPCSNYDFSVTVHSPSGTFVSNSTFNSTSTEDVRPGPVVNLQVVNVDVTEMTVTCEPPAVDPQCAKEVITRIIDENAKSQRIVRRSSFQETINGLEPCTDYRILVSTKSPGGLQSEERETTSRTLDDLPSEPQAFNVTEVTTTSVTLQWFRPLINPRCATNYTLKWKSDVDNDIITISETSSFKTVYIVDGLQPCTIHNFTLNAESSVGSGLETALVQATNC from the exons ATGCCAACCATGAagtgtattttgttttacttagCGGCATTCGTGACAGCCTGTGCCACTGTTGACCTCG GTTATGTGAACAACTTCCACGTTAAGGAATTCGGGACTGGTTACGTAAAGGTTGCTTGGGACTTCGTCGACGGCAACACCAGCCACCCTCTGCACAAGTATTCACTAACCGTCGACTCTGACCTGACCATGGAGTTCAAATGCGGCAAGCCAGCTTGTGAGAGGATTATAGAAGACCTTGACGCCTGCGTTGAACATTTATTCGAATTGACGCCAATATTCTACACCCCAACGGGTGATGACATGGATGGAACTCTCGCCAGCACCACCGGATACACCACTGATGAGA TACCAGGCGCGGTGAGCAATATCAAGGTGACGGCCGATACTGATGTTGAGACGAGCTTCAAGTGGAACCAACCACTTGTGAACCCAAAGTGCGTCGTCCTTTATCGTTTGTGCTACCGCCTGGATGGAGAGACCGATAATCCCTGTGTCGAG TCCAACACAACAACAGCCACCGTGAAGAGCATGTCTGCCTGCGCCACTTACCACGTCACCGTGACTCCCGTGACTCCGTCCGGGAAAGAAGGTCCAACGATCGAGTCCGTGTTCGAGACTCACGATGGAG TGCCCGGCAAACCCGAGGACGTGCATGTAGGACTCATTACTCCGGAAACCATCCAACTCCTGTGGAACAATCCATCAAATAACTTTCTCTGTTTGGAGAG ATTTCGCATCACCATTGGAGAGACGCACGCAAAGACAGTGAGGCCTGCGACGAGGACAACTTCAGGTTACGACAATGAGTTTACGTTCACCCCGCTGTTCCCGTGCACCAACTACACCATCGACATCTGCTCGGCTAATGTGGCCGAGATGACCAGCGACAAAGTCATCATGTACGCCAGCACTAATGAGACAG AGCCACAGGAGCCACCCACTGTCACGGTGACCCCTAGCGGACCCGACACCATCGAGGTAAGCTGGGGCGACAACGAAAACGACCGCTGCTCAGGAAGCTTCGAGGTGTGCTGGTATGATGGCGTGCATCCTGTGGAGCAATGTCAGGAAGTTGGAGGTGACGGTGACAACCTGGTCGTTCATGATCTTCTCCCGTGTAGCAATTACGACTTTTCCGTCACCGTGCATTCTCCCAGTGGCACCTTCGTTAGTAATTCCACTTTCAACTCTACTTCCACTGAAGATGTCC GTCCCGGTCCTGTGGTCAACCTACAAGTTGTCAATGTCGACGTGACGGAGATGACGGTAACCTGCGAACCGCCAGCTGTTGATCCTCAATGCGCGAAGGAGGTCATCACAAGGATCATTGACGAAAACGCGAAGTCACAGCGGATTGTGAGGAGATCCAGTTTTCAAGAAACCATCAACGGACTGGAGCCATGCACCGATTACAGAATTCTCGTCAGCACAAAATCTCCAGGCGGCCTCCAatcggaagagagagaaacaacaagcAGGACCTTAGATGACTTACCCTCAGAACCGCAAGCGTTCAATGTAACCGAGGTTACTACCACCTCTGTCACTCTTCAGTGGTTCCGCCCACTCATTAACCCGCGCTGCGCCACCAATTACACCCTGAAGTGGAAGAGCGACGTTGACAATGACATTATCACAATAAGTGAAACTTCCTCATTCAAGACAGTGTACATCGTAGACGGTCTGCAGCCCTGCACAATACACAACTTCACGCTTAACGCAGAATCGTCAGTTGGATCAGGCCTTGAAACCGCTCTTGTACAAGCGACGAACTGCTGA
- the LOC123515829 gene encoding 45 kDa calcium-binding protein-like translates to MSPLILIRVLLKKLLRGHSNMRLHLRLRLWVALALGYVLLMAFVHLFHIPLRSRTFHSHYDMSDEGVLEKAHSAVKEMVEKYAKAALKHPGSGAETAEQITLLTKTFKKADSNANEVLELSELSSWIAKKTKEHLTLALRDNIFTFTAIDLDPRNGVVSWEEFHAYFLKQHGYDDEFIKNHEHNHKGLPREIKEAIMRDKAAWSEAARSDPDQLTLDEFLAFRHPESSHATILNIVEETIAKLDIDGDGQLTSEEFADPEINDVPDGITPERYKEERLKDFKIADEDKNGLLDRKELLRFIDPRNTHHAEKEALNLMTSADTDQDGVLTLLEVLGQRELFMASKMVDAAKSFHDEF, encoded by the exons ATGTCACCATTAATATTAATAAGGGTGCTCTTAAAGAAACTACTGAGGGGGCATAGCAACATGAGGCTGCACTTGCGGCTGAGACTGTGGGTAGCCCTTGCACTGGGCTATGTACTCCTGATGGCATTTGTCCACTTATTTCATATTCCTCTAAGGTCACGGACAT TTCACTCACACTATGACATGTCAGATGAGGGTGTTttagaaaaggcccactcagcTGTCAAAGAAATGGTTGAGAAATATGCTAAAGCTGCCCTGAAACACCCTGGCTCTGGAGCAGAAACTGCGGAACAGATTACACTACTGACGAAAACATTTAAGAA aGCTGACAGCAATGCAAATGAAGTGTTAGAGTTGAGTGAATTATCATCATGGATTgctaaaaaaactaaagaacatCTGACACTTGCACTCCGAGAtaatatttttacctttacaGCAATTGATCTGGATCCAAGAAATG GGGTGGTGTCCTGGGAAGAGTTTCATGCGTACTTCCTCAAGCAACACGGGTATGATGATGAGTTTATTAAGAATCATGAACATAATCACAAAGGATTGCCAAGAGAAATAAAGG AAGCCATCATGAGAGACAAGGCTGCTTGGTCTGAAGCGGCCAGAAGTGACCCAGATCAGTTAACCCTTGATGAATTTTTGGCATTTAGGCATCCAGAGTCTTCACATGCAACCATTTTGAATATTGTTGAGGAAACCATTGCCAAATTAG ATATTGATGGAGATGGCCAATTAACAAGTGAAGAATTTGCAGATCCTGAGATAAATGATGTGCCAGATGGTATTACTCCTGAACGCTATAAAGAAGAACGCTTGAAAGATTTTAAAATTGCAGATGAAGACAAAAATGGCTTGCTTGATAGAAAAGAGTTATTG CGTTTCATTGATCCTCGCAATACCCATCATGCCGAGAAAGAAGCATTAAACTTGATGACTTCAGCAGATACTGACCAAGATGGTGTACTCACCCTGCTGGAGGTTCTGGGACAGAGAGAACTCTTCATGGCAAGCAAGATGGTTGATGCTGCCAAAAGTTTTCATGATGAATTCTGA